A genomic region of Gemmata massiliana contains the following coding sequences:
- a CDS encoding c-type cytochrome, whose amino-acid sequence MTRFRHCATGLALSAVLFALSPVSTAQPAKKPVDPPATDPATMKVAKGFKVELIFSVPQSSDPKKTMGSWVSMCADAKGRLIVSDQYGALYRVTVSPPGVKGVPAIEKIPAAIGSAQGLLWAFDSLYVVVNASKSGLYRVTSSKKDDTLDTVELLRAFEGGGGEHGPHAVLMNPDGKRLTVVCGNQTKITKFDTTKVAPVWGEDHLLPRVPDGNGFMKGVMGPGGAMYNVSPDGKNWELFSVGFRNQYDAAYNKAGDLFTYDADMEWDFNTPWYRPTRVCFVPPGSEFGWRNGAGKYPVFYPDTAPPVVNVGPGSPTGVCFGYGAKFPAKYQDAFFICDWSYGKLYATHLTPNGSTYKAELEEFVTGTPLPLTDIIINPVDGAMYFTIGGRKTKSGLYRVTYVGTESTEPSQPQPVGGDAGKQQELRKDIAAAGEAKQPEFKKIFEMMEGADRVGRMQARTALELHPKGDWHQLALNAQNPDVATQALLALVRVSASCPFHLKPGTPKPDPIVRAKVLDALARFDFAKLTDEQKLDVVRVYHVLFNRFGPPTADERKAWLAKYAPAFPDKNRFVNGELLQVFVYLQDEKAASIGMKLLKDAPTQEEQIEYARALRMLNTGWTPELRTGYFEWFVKAAAYKGGSSFGKFLKLIRDDAIVTLTPSEKTALKDLINADPATVKLPPEPARPFVKAYKLTDLTDALDKGLKSGRDYDRGRKLFAAGKCFACHRFDGEGGSNAPDLTGVAGRFSARDLLESILDPSKEVSDQYAAVEIRTTDDRVIAGRIVNLNADNVMVNTNMLDPGSAVTVDRKAIESMRPSKVSMMPTGLLDTFKEDEVLDLMAYVLSRGDRNNAAFKK is encoded by the coding sequence ATGACTCGCTTCCGTCACTGCGCGACCGGACTCGCGCTGTCCGCCGTGTTGTTCGCACTCAGTCCCGTGAGTACCGCGCAGCCGGCCAAGAAGCCCGTCGACCCGCCCGCTACAGACCCCGCGACCATGAAGGTCGCCAAGGGGTTCAAAGTCGAACTGATTTTCTCCGTTCCCCAATCTTCCGACCCGAAAAAAACGATGGGTTCGTGGGTCAGCATGTGCGCTGACGCGAAGGGGCGGCTCATCGTCTCGGACCAGTACGGCGCGCTGTACCGCGTCACGGTCTCCCCGCCCGGTGTGAAAGGTGTACCGGCCATCGAGAAGATCCCCGCGGCGATCGGCTCGGCGCAGGGGCTGTTGTGGGCGTTCGACTCGCTCTACGTCGTAGTGAACGCATCCAAGAGCGGGCTGTACCGCGTCACGTCGTCCAAGAAGGACGACACGCTCGATACAGTGGAACTGCTCCGAGCCTTTGAGGGCGGGGGAGGGGAGCACGGCCCGCACGCGGTGCTGATGAACCCGGACGGCAAGCGGCTCACGGTCGTTTGCGGGAACCAAACCAAGATCACGAAATTCGACACCACGAAGGTCGCACCGGTGTGGGGCGAGGACCACCTGCTCCCGCGCGTCCCGGACGGCAACGGCTTCATGAAGGGCGTGATGGGGCCGGGCGGCGCGATGTACAACGTGTCGCCGGACGGTAAGAACTGGGAGCTGTTCAGCGTCGGGTTCCGCAACCAGTACGACGCGGCCTACAACAAGGCCGGCGACCTGTTCACCTACGACGCCGACATGGAGTGGGACTTCAACACGCCGTGGTACCGTCCGACGCGCGTGTGCTTCGTTCCACCCGGCAGCGAGTTCGGCTGGCGCAATGGTGCGGGCAAGTACCCCGTGTTCTACCCGGACACGGCCCCGCCCGTGGTGAACGTCGGCCCCGGGTCACCGACCGGCGTGTGCTTCGGATACGGTGCGAAGTTCCCTGCCAAGTACCAGGACGCTTTCTTCATCTGCGACTGGAGCTACGGCAAACTCTACGCGACGCACCTGACCCCGAACGGCAGCACCTACAAGGCCGAACTCGAAGAGTTCGTGACCGGCACGCCGCTCCCGCTCACCGACATTATCATCAATCCGGTGGACGGCGCGATGTACTTCACCATCGGGGGCCGGAAGACCAAGAGCGGCCTCTACCGCGTGACGTATGTGGGGACTGAATCGACGGAACCGAGCCAGCCGCAACCGGTCGGAGGTGACGCGGGCAAACAGCAAGAGTTGCGCAAGGACATTGCTGCCGCGGGCGAGGCGAAGCAGCCGGAGTTCAAGAAGATCTTTGAAATGATGGAGGGGGCCGACCGGGTCGGGCGCATGCAGGCGCGCACGGCGCTCGAACTGCACCCGAAGGGCGACTGGCACCAACTCGCCCTCAATGCACAGAACCCCGACGTCGCGACGCAAGCACTGCTCGCGCTGGTGCGAGTGTCGGCTTCGTGCCCGTTCCACCTGAAGCCGGGAACCCCGAAGCCCGATCCGATCGTGCGTGCAAAGGTGCTCGACGCGCTCGCGCGGTTCGACTTCGCGAAACTCACGGACGAACAGAAGCTCGACGTCGTGCGCGTGTACCACGTCCTCTTCAACCGCTTCGGTCCGCCGACTGCCGATGAGCGGAAGGCCTGGCTCGCGAAGTACGCGCCCGCGTTCCCGGACAAGAACCGGTTCGTGAACGGCGAACTGCTCCAGGTGTTCGTCTACCTCCAAGACGAGAAGGCCGCGTCGATCGGGATGAAATTGCTGAAGGACGCTCCCACGCAAGAAGAACAGATCGAGTACGCCCGCGCGCTGCGGATGCTCAACACCGGCTGGACCCCGGAACTGCGCACGGGATACTTCGAGTGGTTCGTGAAGGCCGCTGCGTACAAGGGCGGGAGCAGCTTCGGCAAGTTTTTGAAGCTCATCCGCGACGACGCGATCGTCACTCTCACGCCGAGCGAGAAGACCGCGCTCAAGGATCTCATCAACGCGGACCCGGCCACCGTGAAACTGCCGCCCGAACCGGCGCGGCCGTTCGTGAAGGCGTACAAACTGACGGACCTCACGGACGCGCTCGACAAGGGGCTGAAGTCGGGGCGCGACTACGACCGCGGGCGCAAACTGTTCGCGGCCGGGAAGTGCTTCGCGTGCCACCGGTTCGACGGCGAGGGCGGGAGCAACGCCCCGGACCTGACCGGCGTCGCCGGGCGGTTCAGTGCGCGCGACCTGCTGGAGTCCATCCTCGACCCCAGTAAAGAAGTCAGCGACCAGTACGCGGCGGTCGAGATCCGCACCACCGACGACCGCGTTATTGCCGGGCGCATCGTGAACCTGAACGCCGACAACGTGATGGTGAACACCAACATGCTCGATCCCGGCTCGGCGGTCACCGTGGACCGCAAGGCGATCGAGAGCATGCGCCCGTCGAAGGTGTCGATGATGCCGACCGGTTTGTTAGACACTTTCAAGGAAGACGAAGTGTTGGACCTGATGGCGTATGTGTTGTCGCGCGGGGACCGTAACAACGCGGCGTTTAAGAAGTAA
- a CDS encoding NYN domain-containing protein — protein MKAHRAGDGERSLAVFIDFENMGLGFNNRRDRFEITKVLERLVEKGKIVCKKAYADWSRFGMYTGGLHEAAIELIEIPRRGVTGKNSADIRLVVDAIDLAYSKDHIDTFVIVSGDSDFSPLVSKLKELGKHVIGLGLSDATSDLLRDNCDEFIYYEDLDRAPIIPIAVNEQIPEKKRKVFAILLDSLLALRRENKEVIYSSMLKDTIKRKKPSFNEDYYGYRTFSELLEDAQREGLLELDKHRTSGMYVVARFGLELKAGAVPPVPRAMALPPRNGGEPRKVLELPPRNGNDQRRAVEPPAVRPNNEVRRVVEPPKPVAPPVPVAVAPVEKRAVTSPAAQPEKRVVTLPVAPPEKRVVTLPVAPVKSVAPAKPITPPKPVDRREEFDDDRPLGRELVDDFDALDDEPLDEIPSYGPKKVEAKPAPVKPAAPAKPAARTPAKPSAVKEPAAKAPAKPAAKAKEPAVKPAAKEPVRAAAKAPAKEPPVAKDPPPAKPARRAEPKPAPKPLPPVSDDDEFGAGL, from the coding sequence ATGAAAGCACACCGCGCGGGCGACGGCGAACGGTCGCTGGCCGTGTTCATCGATTTCGAGAACATGGGCCTGGGCTTCAACAACCGCCGCGACCGGTTCGAGATCACCAAGGTGCTCGAACGGCTGGTCGAGAAGGGCAAGATCGTTTGCAAGAAGGCGTATGCCGACTGGAGCCGGTTCGGGATGTACACCGGCGGGCTGCACGAGGCCGCCATCGAGCTGATCGAGATCCCGCGCCGCGGCGTGACGGGCAAGAACTCCGCCGACATTCGGCTCGTCGTGGACGCGATCGACCTCGCGTACTCCAAGGACCACATCGACACGTTCGTGATCGTCTCCGGCGACAGCGACTTTTCGCCGCTCGTGTCCAAGCTGAAGGAACTCGGCAAGCACGTCATCGGGTTGGGGCTGTCGGACGCGACGTCCGACCTTCTGCGCGACAACTGCGACGAGTTCATCTACTACGAAGACCTGGACCGCGCGCCGATCATCCCGATCGCGGTGAACGAGCAGATCCCGGAGAAGAAGCGCAAGGTGTTTGCGATTCTCCTCGATTCGCTCCTCGCACTGCGGCGCGAGAACAAAGAAGTCATTTATTCGTCGATGCTGAAGGACACGATCAAGCGGAAGAAGCCGTCGTTCAACGAAGATTATTACGGCTACCGCACGTTCAGCGAGTTGCTCGAAGACGCCCAGCGCGAGGGGTTGCTCGAACTGGACAAACACCGGACCAGCGGCATGTACGTCGTGGCGCGGTTCGGGCTGGAGCTGAAGGCCGGCGCGGTCCCGCCGGTCCCGCGGGCGATGGCGCTCCCGCCCCGGAACGGCGGCGAGCCGCGCAAGGTACTCGAACTCCCCCCACGCAACGGGAATGATCAGCGGCGCGCGGTCGAACCACCCGCGGTACGTCCCAACAATGAGGTACGGAGAGTTGTCGAGCCGCCGAAGCCGGTCGCGCCTCCGGTGCCGGTGGCGGTCGCGCCGGTGGAAAAGCGTGCGGTCACGTCCCCAGCCGCACAACCCGAGAAGCGCGTGGTGACGCTCCCGGTCGCGCCACCCGAGAAGCGCGTCGTGACACTTCCGGTCGCGCCGGTGAAGTCGGTCGCGCCGGCGAAGCCCATTACCCCGCCGAAGCCCGTGGACCGGCGCGAGGAGTTCGATGACGACCGGCCGCTCGGGCGCGAACTCGTGGACGATTTCGACGCGCTCGACGACGAACCGCTCGACGAGATCCCGAGCTACGGGCCGAAGAAAGTGGAAGCGAAGCCGGCGCCCGTGAAACCGGCCGCCCCCGCAAAACCTGCGGCTCGCACTCCGGCCAAGCCCTCGGCGGTAAAAGAGCCCGCGGCTAAGGCTCCGGCGAAACCCGCGGCGAAAGCCAAAGAGCCGGCCGTAAAGCCCGCAGCCAAAGAGCCCGTGCGAGCCGCGGCCAAGGCGCCTGCAAAGGAACCGCCCGTCGCGAAAGATCCGCCGCCCGCAAAACCCGCGCGCCGGGCGGAACCGAAACCCGCGCCGAAGCCGCTCCCGCCGGTCAGTGACGATGACGAGTTTGGGGCGGGGCTGTGA
- a CDS encoding SDR family NAD(P)-dependent oxidoreductase gives MDGKVAVVTGGGQGIGEAICRRLAGAGAKVGVFDMNADSANRVASDIGGVPLVGDLTKEADLDRVFGEIAAKAGPVDVLVNNAGVASRKGRDVPIWESVREDWEFVLGINVTGLVLCCKAVLPSMIERKYGRIVNIASIAGKEGNPKMAPYSASKAAVIALTKSLSKELVGKGDICVNSVAPAVIQTPILDQLDQSQINMMLSKIPLGRTGKPDEVAALVHFLSSSDCSFTTGFCFDISGGRATY, from the coding sequence ATGGACGGCAAGGTAGCGGTGGTGACCGGTGGCGGTCAGGGCATCGGCGAAGCGATTTGTCGGCGCCTGGCCGGGGCCGGCGCCAAGGTCGGCGTCTTCGACATGAACGCGGACAGCGCGAACCGCGTCGCGAGCGACATCGGCGGCGTCCCGCTCGTGGGCGATCTGACGAAGGAAGCGGACCTAGACCGCGTGTTTGGAGAGATCGCGGCGAAGGCCGGCCCGGTGGACGTGCTCGTGAACAACGCCGGGGTCGCGAGCCGCAAGGGGCGCGACGTGCCCATTTGGGAAAGCGTGCGCGAGGACTGGGAGTTCGTGCTCGGGATCAACGTAACCGGTCTCGTGCTGTGCTGCAAGGCCGTGCTCCCCTCAATGATCGAGCGCAAGTACGGGCGCATCGTGAACATCGCGAGCATCGCGGGCAAAGAGGGCAACCCGAAGATGGCCCCCTACTCCGCGAGCAAGGCGGCCGTCATCGCGCTCACGAAGTCGCTCTCGAAGGAACTGGTCGGTAAGGGCGACATCTGCGTGAACAGTGTGGCCCCGGCCGTGATCCAGACGCCGATCCTGGATCAGCTCGATCAGTCGCAAATCAACATGATGTTGAGCAAGATCCCGCTGGGCCGCACCGGGAAGCCGGACGAGGTCGCGGCGCTGGTCCACTTCCTGAGCAGCTCCGATTGCAGCTTCACCACCGGCTTCTGCTTCGACATCAGCGGCGGTCGCGCGACGTACTAA
- the nuoH gene encoding NADH-quinone oxidoreductase subunit NuoH: MPDVWSEFLPHPWNLIATGVVAAGALFGFIGLSAFFGIWAERKVSARMQDRLGPTRVGPLGLLQSLADGIKLIVKEDVAPAGSDKLLFRLAPYLAFCASFCGFLALPFGAGLVAQDLSVGVFFMLAVLSSEVFGIVLAGYASASKWSLFGGVREAAQVVSYEVPRAMCVVVPVCVAGTLNLNVVGTQQAGWLWNWNLFHDPFTFVAFFIFFITSTASCKRAPFDLAEAESELVAGFHTEYSGIRWSYFFLAEYGSMFAVSGLAALLFLGGWHTGFLPFEPSAPGQLGFWLGNLLNLIVFVGKCWALVLVMIWVRWSFPRLRIDQVMMTCLKYFLPISCVLLVGVCLWQLLVPATVALTIKYALAFVSVLVPLTVFASLFRSAGTAAAPAGQLPGAWSGQPSTLSGRQ; encoded by the coding sequence GTGCCCGACGTGTGGTCCGAATTTCTGCCGCACCCGTGGAACCTGATCGCGACCGGCGTGGTCGCGGCGGGGGCACTGTTCGGGTTCATCGGCCTGTCCGCGTTCTTCGGCATCTGGGCGGAGCGGAAAGTATCCGCACGCATGCAGGACCGCCTCGGCCCGACCCGTGTCGGCCCCCTCGGACTGCTCCAGTCGCTCGCCGACGGCATCAAACTCATTGTGAAGGAAGACGTTGCGCCTGCGGGGTCCGACAAACTGCTGTTCCGGCTCGCGCCCTACCTCGCGTTCTGCGCGAGCTTCTGCGGGTTCCTCGCGCTGCCGTTCGGGGCCGGCCTGGTCGCGCAGGATCTGAGCGTCGGTGTGTTCTTCATGCTCGCGGTGCTGTCGAGCGAGGTGTTCGGTATCGTTCTGGCCGGATACGCTTCTGCGAGCAAATGGTCGCTATTCGGCGGAGTGCGCGAAGCGGCCCAAGTGGTGAGTTACGAAGTCCCGCGTGCGATGTGCGTGGTCGTGCCGGTGTGTGTCGCTGGGACACTGAATCTGAATGTCGTGGGGACGCAGCAGGCGGGTTGGCTCTGGAACTGGAACCTGTTTCACGACCCGTTTACGTTCGTGGCGTTCTTCATCTTCTTCATCACGAGTACGGCGAGTTGCAAGCGGGCGCCGTTCGACCTCGCGGAAGCGGAGAGCGAGTTGGTCGCGGGGTTTCACACGGAATACAGCGGAATCCGGTGGTCGTACTTCTTCCTCGCGGAGTACGGCAGCATGTTCGCGGTGAGCGGCTTGGCCGCCCTGCTCTTCCTCGGCGGATGGCACACGGGATTCTTGCCGTTCGAGCCGTCGGCCCCGGGGCAACTCGGGTTTTGGTTGGGGAACCTGTTGAACCTCATAGTGTTCGTTGGGAAGTGCTGGGCACTCGTCCTCGTAATGATCTGGGTGCGATGGAGCTTCCCGCGGCTCCGCATCGACCAAGTAATGATGACGTGCCTGAAGTATTTCCTGCCGATTAGCTGCGTGCTGCTCGTCGGCGTGTGTTTGTGGCAGTTGCTCGTGCCCGCGACCGTTGCGCTCACCATCAAGTACGCACTCGCGTTCGTGAGCGTACTCGTTCCGCTCACAGTGTTTGCGAGCCTGTTCCGCTCGGCGGGTACCGCCGCAGCGCCCGCGGGCCAGCTCCCGGGCGCCTGGAGCGGTCAGCCGTCGACGCTATCGGGACGACAATGA
- a CDS encoding TIGR02996 domain-containing protein, whose product MPHSAPPSPLNPDLLALLASCRSAPADDTPRLVLADWLEEHAEVSGLPSADDARARAALIRVQVELAHPTSDAGRVIQLRSIERRLIATHSEHWLGDAARRFFELGHRPFGFAANLLVADRITTNTPVYSFDPFSPRNRWRFTRGLLSIELGESEQRDLELDAWFTSPLAAWVEEASITLGGVAALERLSACAGIRPYLGVRYAVGAAAFPTLRNPRPKQEEMTERRCKRLLRSANFSLVRELTLYGPAVEVGFLRMMVEANVTGVRRLVVKTALSDTNAALLASAPLVNLSALDVSGTELTADGMKFLAGAPHVKQLAVLSAYRNQFGCDGLVALAASPLVRTLNVLDLQNTGIGDRGVSALTQSSLLERLIGPALNLSMNPIGDAGAQALAVCEHLERFTELILRACRVSDVGATALAQSLYAYNLAYLDLWNNRISDAGANALASSPHLEDLRELSIRDNNVTAAGAEALCKRFVDRVRV is encoded by the coding sequence ATGCCGCATTCCGCCCCGCCGTCGCCGCTGAACCCGGACCTACTCGCGCTGCTTGCGAGTTGCCGGTCCGCTCCGGCCGACGACACGCCGCGCCTGGTCCTCGCGGACTGGCTCGAAGAGCACGCGGAAGTGTCCGGGCTGCCCTCCGCGGACGACGCGCGGGCGCGGGCCGCTTTGATCCGCGTGCAAGTGGAACTCGCGCACCCGACCTCGGATGCAGGTCGGGTGATCCAACTCCGCTCGATCGAACGGCGACTGATCGCGACGCATTCCGAGCACTGGCTCGGCGACGCCGCGCGCCGGTTCTTCGAGCTGGGGCACCGGCCGTTCGGGTTCGCGGCGAACCTGCTCGTAGCGGACCGAATTACCACAAACACGCCCGTGTACTCGTTCGATCCGTTCTCGCCACGAAATCGGTGGCGGTTCACGCGCGGGTTGCTGAGTATCGAACTGGGCGAGAGCGAACAACGCGACCTCGAACTCGATGCGTGGTTCACGTCTCCGCTGGCCGCGTGGGTCGAGGAGGCGAGCATCACGCTCGGTGGCGTAGCCGCACTGGAGCGGCTGTCCGCGTGCGCCGGCATCCGGCCGTATTTGGGCGTGCGGTATGCGGTCGGGGCGGCGGCGTTCCCGACGTTGCGGAACCCGCGCCCCAAACAGGAAGAAATGACTGAACGGCGCTGCAAGCGCTTACTGAGGTCCGCGAACTTTAGTCTGGTTCGCGAACTCACGCTGTACGGCCCGGCGGTCGAAGTCGGGTTCTTGCGCATGATGGTTGAAGCGAACGTGACCGGCGTGCGCCGACTCGTGGTAAAGACCGCACTGAGTGACACGAACGCTGCACTCCTGGCGTCTGCACCGTTAGTCAACCTCTCCGCGCTCGACGTGTCTGGAACCGAACTGACCGCGGACGGAATGAAATTCCTGGCGGGCGCACCGCACGTGAAGCAACTGGCGGTATTGTCCGCGTACCGCAACCAGTTCGGGTGCGACGGACTGGTTGCGCTGGCTGCGTCCCCGCTCGTGCGCACACTGAACGTCTTGGACCTTCAGAACACAGGCATCGGTGACCGCGGGGTATCAGCGCTCACCCAATCCTCCCTCTTGGAGCGACTGATTGGACCGGCGCTGAATCTGTCCATGAACCCGATCGGCGACGCGGGGGCACAAGCTCTGGCCGTGTGCGAGCACCTGGAGCGATTCACGGAATTGATCTTGCGCGCTTGCCGCGTATCGGACGTGGGCGCAACCGCGCTGGCGCAGTCACTATACGCTTATAACCTCGCATACCTCGATTTGTGGAATAACCGCATCAGTGACGCGGGCGCGAACGCACTGGCGAGTTCTCCGCACCTCGAAGATTTGCGCGAGCTGAGCATTCGCGACAACAACGTCACTGCTGCGGGGGCCGAGGCACTCTGCAAACGTTTTGTGGACCGGGTGCGCGTCTAG
- a CDS encoding NADH-quinone oxidoreductase subunit J family protein has product MSLPLILFVLVATATCVSAVGVVASRNVVRMAVWLLFTLIGIALVYFLLGAEFAGAAQLIVYVGGTLVLVVFGVMLTAHGPLRELRTRRVEWIVGGTLGAVLFALLAVVSLKIGTPPPGDDALPGVGQLGLSFLGVTETSPKGQVSGVATGSPPAAYLLPFEIVSVHLLVVLVGAAYLARAKRKRVKQ; this is encoded by the coding sequence ATGTCGCTACCACTCATTTTGTTCGTTCTGGTCGCCACCGCAACGTGCGTTTCCGCGGTCGGCGTGGTCGCGTCCCGCAACGTGGTGCGGATGGCGGTCTGGCTCCTCTTCACGCTCATCGGCATCGCGCTCGTTTACTTCCTGCTCGGGGCCGAGTTCGCGGGCGCGGCCCAACTCATTGTGTACGTCGGCGGGACGCTCGTACTGGTCGTATTCGGCGTGATGCTCACGGCCCACGGTCCGCTGCGCGAGTTGCGCACGCGGCGCGTCGAGTGGATCGTGGGCGGAACACTCGGGGCCGTACTGTTCGCGCTCCTCGCGGTCGTGTCACTCAAAATCGGCACGCCTCCACCTGGAGACGACGCCCTCCCGGGGGTCGGACAACTCGGGCTGAGCTTCCTGGGCGTGACCGAAACCAGCCCGAAGGGACAGGTGAGCGGGGTCGCGACCGGTTCCCCACCAGCCGCGTACCTGCTGCCGTTCGAGATCGTGTCGGTTCACCTGCTCGTGGTCCTGGTCGGCGCGGCGTACCTCGCTCGCGCGAAGCGCAAACGAGTGAAACAATGA
- the nuoK gene encoding NADH-quinone oxidoreductase subunit NuoK, with amino-acid sequence MSEIGLTPFLLLGAFLFACGAVCVASKRNAIGILMGVELILNAANVNLVAFARFNTGFRLEGQVFALMVVVLAAAEAAVALAIILNFYNNHATVDVDEAKDLRG; translated from the coding sequence ATGAGCGAGATCGGGTTGACGCCGTTTCTGCTGCTCGGTGCGTTCCTGTTCGCGTGTGGTGCGGTGTGCGTCGCCTCGAAGCGGAACGCGATCGGCATCCTCATGGGCGTCGAACTGATTCTGAACGCGGCCAACGTGAATTTGGTCGCGTTCGCGCGGTTCAACACCGGGTTCCGGCTCGAAGGACAGGTGTTCGCACTCATGGTCGTGGTCCTGGCCGCGGCAGAAGCGGCCGTCGCACTGGCGATCATTTTGAACTTCTACAACAATCACGCCACCGTGGACGTGGACGAGGCCAAGGACTTACGGGGATAG